A single window of Cheilinus undulatus linkage group 12, ASM1832078v1, whole genome shotgun sequence DNA harbors:
- the epd gene encoding ependymin isoform X1 — MFAVVSLFVLVCLTAKSHADHHHHPCHSPNMTGFMTVMSLKGEVKAYGSFTYDSMGKKLRFRSNESHPVNTSLGLDLLMFFEEGIFYEIDSKNQSCEKKKLHCTMHPLDIPDDAKFYTTVHTGSPSIEGEGLKVSIWTGTFTDSKGWKGHYSMSVTMGCLPISTFYFTETTTFLMSIMEVETEIKDPDLLVVPSICHGQPLEETPEGTVNSFLHEFM; from the exons ATGTTTGCAGTTGTTTCGCTCTTCGTGCTGGTGTGCCTGACTGCCAAAAGCCATGCagaccaccatcatcatccttGTC ATTCGCCCAACATGACAGGATTTATGACTGTG ATGTCCCTAAAGGGTGAAGTGAAAGCATACGGGTCCTTCACTTATGATTCCATGGGCAAGAAACTACGGTTCAGGTCAAACGAGAGCCATCCTGTGAACACATCTCTAGGTTTGGATCTACTGATGTTTTTCGAAGAG GGAATCTTCTACGAGATTGACAGCAAGAACCAGAGCTGTGAGAAGAAGAAACTACACTGCACCATGCACCCTCTGGATATCCCCGATGATGCCAAGTTCTACACTACAGTACACACCGGGAGTCCCTCCATTGAAGGAGAGGGCCTGAAAGTCAGCATATGGACAGGAACATTCACAGACTCCAAAGGTTGGAAAG GCCATTACTCCATGTCTGTAACCATGGGCTGTCTGCCTATCAGCACATTCTACTTCACTGAGACCACGACATTTTTAATGAG CATCATGGAAGTAGAAACAGAGATCAAGGATCCTGACCTCCTGGTGGTGCCCTCCATCTGTCACGGTCAGCCCCTGGAGGAGACGCCTGAAGGGACAGTCAACAGTTTCCTCCATGAGTTCATGTAG
- the stag2a gene encoding cohesin subunit SA-2a isoform X1 encodes MIAAQDLHAEYQYPQEAESQLSSDTDLEDPDGRNAKTGKGMALWKGKKALGDKAKGGGAGRVPGPGWVNGYHQENGMENMTLFEVVKMGKSATQSVVDDWIEAYKHDRDVALLDLINFFIQCSGCKGAVSGEMFRHMQNSEIIRKMTEEFDEDSGDYPLTLSGPQWKKFRTSFCDFIAVLVRQCQYSIIYDEYMMDTVISLLTGLSDSQVRAFRHTSTLAAMKLMTALVNVALNLSINMDNTQRQYEAERNKVVAKRANDRLELLLQKRKELQENQDEIENMMNAIFKGVFVHRYRDAIAEIRAICIEEIGMWMKLYSDAFLNDSYLKYVGWTMHDKQGEVRLKCLTALQGLFYNRELGVRLELFTSRFKDRIVSMTLDKEYDVAVQAIKLLTLVLQSSDEVLTAEDCESVYHLVYSAHRPIAVSAGEFLFKKLFSHQSPEEEGLPRRGRQSLNGSLIKTTVFFFLESELHEHGAYLVDSLWECGSELLKDWETMISLLLDEPVPGEEALTDRQETALVEIMLCAVRQACECHPPVGRGTGKRVLTAKEKKTQLDDRTRITEMFAVALPLLLAKYCVDIDKVTNLLQIPKYFDLDIYTTGRLEKHLDALLRQIWEVQDKHTDTEVLEACSTTYHYLCNEEFTIYNRVDIARSQLLDELVDKFNRLLEDFLQEGEEPDEDDAYQVLSTLKKISAFHNAHDLSKWDLFTSNYRLLNTGLQNGDMPEQIVIHSMQCTHYIILWHLAKVSDSTSVKGDMVTLRKQMRAFCLMCQRYLNSINTAVKEQAFTVLCDLLLIFSHQIMSSGREQLEPLVFMPDASLQAELLNFILDQVFIDQDDDNNSTDGQPDDEASKIEALHKRRNLLAAYCKLIIYNVVEMKTGADIFKQYMRYYNDYGDIIKETMSKTRQIDKIQCAKTLILSLQTLFNEMLSDLGFNVDRSSSAFCGIKELARRFSLTFGLDQLKTREAIAMLHKDGIEFAFKEPSPHGEGGPPLNLAFLDVLSEFSSKLMRQDKRTVHMYLERFMTFQMALQREDCWLPLISYRNSLQAGGDDDTMSVISGISSRGSTVRSKKSKTSTVGKRKMPEAEENSCSSSDAVWMNREQNMQTPVMMHSPHLTSTVLRDPKKMRPEDSYAAAYSMQAEQLPHQTLHLPQQQQTHHHHQAAVDYNTQVTWMLTQRQQAEARQQQERVTMHYAKMRNHMQQAIRRGTGLMEDDEEPIVEDVMMSSEDINEGMDFDTMDIDLPASKNRRERTELKPDYFDPSSIMDDSVLNVSMF; translated from the exons ATGATAGCAGCGCAGGATTTGCACGCAGAGTATCAATATCCTCA GGAGGCAGAATCCCAGTTGTCATCAGATACCGACCTTGAGGATCCTGATGGCAGAAATGCAAAGACCGGAAAGGGCATG GCTCTCTGGAAAGGGAAGAAGGCACTCGGGGATAAGGCCAAAGGTGGGGGAGCAGGGAGGGTCCCTGGTCCCGGCTGGGTAAATGGTTATCACCAGGAGAATGGGATGGAGAATATGACCCTGTTtgaggtggttaaaatggggaaGAGTGCAACACAG TCTGTAGTTGATGACTGGATTGAGGCATACAAACATGACAGGGATGTTGCTCTTTTGGACTTAATCAACTTCTTCATCCAGTGCTCTGGCTGTAAAG GTGCTGTGAGTGGAGAGATGTTCAGACATATGCAGAATTCTGaaatcatcagaaaaatgaCAGAGGAGTTTGATGAG GACAGTGGTGACTATCCATTAACTCTGTCAGGACCACAGTGGAAGAAATTCAGGACAAGCTTCTGTGATTTCATTGCTGTTTTGGTGCGTCAGTGTCAGTACAGCATTATTTACGACGAGTATATGATGGATACGGTCATCTCCCTGCTCACAGGCCTGTCAGACTCACAGGTCCGAGCGTTCAGACACACAAGTACACTAGCAG CCATGAAGCTGATGACGGCCTTGGTGAACGTCGCTTTAAACCTGAGCATCAACATGGACAACACGCAGAGACAGTACGAGGCGGAGAGAAACAAGGTTGTTGCAAAAAGAGCCAATGACAGGCTGGAGCTCCTGTTACAGAAGCGTAAAGAG CTTCAAGAAAATCAAGATGAAATTGAAAACATGatgaatgcaattttcaaagGAGTATTTGTTCACAGATATCG GGACGCCATAGCTGAAATCCGAGCGATTTGTATTGAAGAGATTGGCATGTGGATGAAGCTGTACAGTGATGCCTTCCTCAATGACAGCTACCTGAAGTATGTGGGCTGGACCATGCATGATAAG CAAGGTGAGGTGCGGCTGAAGTGCCTGACGGCTCTGCAAGGTTTGTTCTACAACAGAGAGCTCGGAGTACGACTAGAGCTCTTCACAAGTCGCTTCAAG GACCGCATCGTGTCCATGACTCTGGACAAGGAGTATGACGTCGCAGTGCAAGCCATTAAACTTCTGACGCTGGTCTTACA GAGCAGCGATGAAGTTCTTACAGCAGAGGACTGTGAGAGTGTGTATCATCTGGTTTACTCTGCACATCGACCCATTGCTGTTTCAGCAGGAGAATTTCTGTTTAAGAA GCTCTTCAGTCATCAGAGTCCTGAGGAAGAGGGGCTCCCCAGGAGGGGCAGGCAGAGTCTAAATGGCAGCCTCATCAAGACCACTGTCTTCTTTTTCTTGGAGAGTGAG CTCCATGAACACGGGGCCTACCTGGTAGACAGTTTGTGGGAGTGCGGCTCAGAGCTGCTGAAGGACTGGGAGACAATGATCAGCCTGCTGCTGGATGAGCCCGTGCCCGGAGAAGAAG CCCTGACTGATCGCCAGGAAACAGCTCTGGTTGAGATCATGTTGTGTGCTGTTCGACAAGCTTGTGAATGCCACCCTCCAGTGGGCAGAGGCACAGGGAAAAGG GTCCTGACtgcaaaagagaagaaaacccAGCTGGATGATCGGACACGGATCACAGAGATGTTTGCAGTTGCTTTACCTCTGTTGTTAGCAAAG TACTGTGTCGATATTGATAAGGTGACCAACTTGCTACAAATACCTAAGTACTTTGATCTTGACATCTACACAACTGGCCGGCTTGAAAAG CATTTGGATGCCCTGCTGCGACAAATCTGGGAGGTCCAGGATAAGCACACGGACACTGAGGTCCTGGAGGCCTGCTCCACCACCTACCACTATCTCTGCAACGAAGAGTTTACCATCTACAACCGCGTGGACATCGCTCGCTCCCAGCTTCTTGACGAGCTTGTAGACAAGTTCAACAGGCTCCTGGAGGACTTCCTTCAAGAG GGTGAAGAGCCAGATGAGGACGATGCCTATCAGGTTTTATCTACACTCAAGAAGATCAGCGCTTTCCACAA TGCACACGACCTTTCAAAGTGGGATCTCTTCACCAGCAACTACAGGCTTCTCAACACAGGTCTGCAGAATGGAGATATGCCTGAACAG ATTGTGATTCATTCAATGCAGTGCACACATTACATCATCCTGTGGCACCTGGCGAAGGTTTCAGACAGCACGTCAGTAAAG GGTGACATGGTGACCTTGAGAAAGCAAATGAGAGCTTTCTGTTTGATGTGTCAGCGTTACCTGAACAGCATCAACACAGCAGTTAAAGAACAG gCCTTCACAGTACTGTGTGATCTGCTGTTGATCTTCAGCCATCAGATTATGTCTTCAGGCCGGGAACAGCTTGAACCTCTGGTCTTTATGCCAGATGCCTCTTTACAGGCAGAGCTGCTTAACTTCATTTTGGATCAAGTGTTCATTGATCAGGATGATGATAACAACAGCACAG atGGACAGCCAGATGATGAAGCCAGTAAAATTGAGGCTCTGCACAAGAGAAGGAACCTTCTCGCTGCCTATTGTAAATTAATCATTTACAATGTTGTGGAAATGAAAACAGGAGCAGACATATTTAAACAGTATATGAGG TATTACAATGACTATGGCGATATCATCAAGGAAACGATGAGTAAAACACGACAAATCGACAAaattcagtgtgcaaagacaCTCATACTGAGCCTGCAAACG TTGTTCAATGAGATGTTGTCTGATCTTGGCTTTAATGTGGATCGTTCATCGTCGGCCTTCTGTGGCATAAAAGAGCTTGCACGGCGCTTCTCGTTGACGTTTGGCTTGGATCAGTTAAAGACCAGGGAGGCTATTGCAATGTTACACaa GGATGGAATTGAGTTTGCTTTTAAGGAACCTAGTCCGCATGGTGAGGGGGGTCCTCCTCTAAATCTAGCCTTCCTTGATGTCCTGAGCGAGTTCTCCAGCAAACTCATGCGGCAGGACAAGAGAACAGT GCACATGTATCTGGAGCGGTTCATGACGTTTCAGATGGCCCTGCAGAGGGAAGACTGCTGGCTGCCCCTCATCTCATACAGGAACTCCCTACAGGCCGGAGGGGATGATGAcaccatgtctgtcattagTGGAATCAGCAGTCGAGGATCCACTGTCAGGAGTAAGAAATCTAAGACATCCACTGTTGGCAAAAGGAAAATGCCTGAAG CAGAAGAGAACAGCTGCAGTAGCAGTGATGCAGTCTGGATGAACCGTGAGCAGAACATGCAGACACCAGTGATGATGCACTCACCCCACCTCACCTCCACTGTGCTGAGGGATCCAAAGAAGATGAGGCCAGAGGACAGCTACGCAGCTGCATACAGCATGCAAGCAGAGCAGCTTCCCCATCAGACTTTGCACctgccacagcagcagcagacacacCATCACCATCAGGCTGCCGTAGATTACAA CACCCAGGTTACTTGGATGTTAACTCAGAGGCAACAAGCTGAGGCCCGACAGCAGCAGGAACGGGTTACCATGCACTATGCTAAGATGAGGAACCACATGCAGCAAGCCAT CCGTCGAGGTACTGGACTCATGGAGGATGATGAGGAGCCCATAGTGGAGgatgtgatgatgtcatcagaggaCATCAATGAGGGGATGGATTTTGACACAATGGACATTGACCTG ccgGCATCAAAGAACCGCAGAGAAAGAACAGAACTAAAGCCAGACTACTTCGATCCATCTTCTATCATGGATGACTCA gttcTCAATGTGTCAATGTTCTAA
- the epd gene encoding ependymin isoform X2, translating into MFAVVSLFVLVCLTAKSHADHHHHPCHSPNMTGFMTVMSLKGEVKAYGSFTYDSMGKKLRFRSNESHPVNTSLGLDLLMFFEEGIFYEIDSKNQSCEKKKLHCTMHPLDIPDDAKFYTTVHTGSPSIEGEGLKVSIWTGTFTDSKGHYSMSVTMGCLPISTFYFTETTTFLMSIMEVETEIKDPDLLVVPSICHGQPLEETPEGTVNSFLHEFM; encoded by the exons ATGTTTGCAGTTGTTTCGCTCTTCGTGCTGGTGTGCCTGACTGCCAAAAGCCATGCagaccaccatcatcatccttGTC ATTCGCCCAACATGACAGGATTTATGACTGTG ATGTCCCTAAAGGGTGAAGTGAAAGCATACGGGTCCTTCACTTATGATTCCATGGGCAAGAAACTACGGTTCAGGTCAAACGAGAGCCATCCTGTGAACACATCTCTAGGTTTGGATCTACTGATGTTTTTCGAAGAG GGAATCTTCTACGAGATTGACAGCAAGAACCAGAGCTGTGAGAAGAAGAAACTACACTGCACCATGCACCCTCTGGATATCCCCGATGATGCCAAGTTCTACACTACAGTACACACCGGGAGTCCCTCCATTGAAGGAGAGGGCCTGAAAGTCAGCATATGGACAGGAACATTCACAGACTCCAAAG GCCATTACTCCATGTCTGTAACCATGGGCTGTCTGCCTATCAGCACATTCTACTTCACTGAGACCACGACATTTTTAATGAG CATCATGGAAGTAGAAACAGAGATCAAGGATCCTGACCTCCTGGTGGTGCCCTCCATCTGTCACGGTCAGCCCCTGGAGGAGACGCCTGAAGGGACAGTCAACAGTTTCCTCCATGAGTTCATGTAG
- the stag2a gene encoding cohesin subunit SA-2a isoform X2, with translation MIAAQDLHAEYQYPQEAESQLSSDTDLEDPDGRNAKTGKGMALWKGKKALGDKAKGGGAGRVPGPGWVNGYHQENGMENMTLFEVVKMGKSATQSVVDDWIEAYKHDRDVALLDLINFFIQCSGCKGAVSGEMFRHMQNSEIIRKMTEEFDEDSGDYPLTLSGPQWKKFRTSFCDFIAVLVRQCQYSIIYDEYMMDTVISLLTGLSDSQVRAFRHTSTLAAMKLMTALVNVALNLSINMDNTQRQYEAERNKVVAKRANDRLELLLQKRKELQENQDEIENMMNAIFKGVFVHRYRDAIAEIRAICIEEIGMWMKLYSDAFLNDSYLKYVGWTMHDKQGEVRLKCLTALQGLFYNRELGVRLELFTSRFKDRIVSMTLDKEYDVAVQAIKLLTLVLQSSDEVLTAEDCESVYHLVYSAHRPIAVSAGEFLFKKLFSHQSPEEEGLPRRGRQSLNGSLIKTTVFFFLESELHEHGAYLVDSLWECGSELLKDWETMISLLLDEPVPGEEALTDRQETALVEIMLCAVRQACECHPPVGRGTGKRVLTAKEKKTQLDDRTRITEMFAVALPLLLAKYCVDIDKVTNLLQIPKYFDLDIYTTGRLEKHLDALLRQIWEVQDKHTDTEVLEACSTTYHYLCNEEFTIYNRVDIARSQLLDELVDKFNRLLEDFLQEGEEPDEDDAYQVLSTLKKISAFHNAHDLSKWDLFTSNYRLLNTGLQNGDMPEQIVIHSMQCTHYIILWHLAKVSDSTSVKGDMVTLRKQMRAFCLMCQRYLNSINTAVKEQAFTVLCDLLLIFSHQIMSSGREQLEPLVFMPDASLQAELLNFILDQVFIDQDDDNNSTDGQPDDEASKIEALHKRRNLLAAYCKLIIYNVVEMKTGADIFKQYMRYYNDYGDIIKETMSKTRQIDKIQCAKTLILSLQTLFNEMLSDLGFNVDRSSSAFCGIKELARRFSLTFGLDQLKTREAIAMLHKDGIEFAFKEPSPHGEGGPPLNLAFLDVLSEFSSKLMRQDKRTVHMYLERFMTFQMALQREDCWLPLISYRNSLQAGGDDDTMSVISGISSRGSTVRSKKSKTSTVGKRKMPEEENSCSSSDAVWMNREQNMQTPVMMHSPHLTSTVLRDPKKMRPEDSYAAAYSMQAEQLPHQTLHLPQQQQTHHHHQAAVDYNTQVTWMLTQRQQAEARQQQERVTMHYAKMRNHMQQAIRRGTGLMEDDEEPIVEDVMMSSEDINEGMDFDTMDIDLPASKNRRERTELKPDYFDPSSIMDDSVLNVSMF, from the exons ATGATAGCAGCGCAGGATTTGCACGCAGAGTATCAATATCCTCA GGAGGCAGAATCCCAGTTGTCATCAGATACCGACCTTGAGGATCCTGATGGCAGAAATGCAAAGACCGGAAAGGGCATG GCTCTCTGGAAAGGGAAGAAGGCACTCGGGGATAAGGCCAAAGGTGGGGGAGCAGGGAGGGTCCCTGGTCCCGGCTGGGTAAATGGTTATCACCAGGAGAATGGGATGGAGAATATGACCCTGTTtgaggtggttaaaatggggaaGAGTGCAACACAG TCTGTAGTTGATGACTGGATTGAGGCATACAAACATGACAGGGATGTTGCTCTTTTGGACTTAATCAACTTCTTCATCCAGTGCTCTGGCTGTAAAG GTGCTGTGAGTGGAGAGATGTTCAGACATATGCAGAATTCTGaaatcatcagaaaaatgaCAGAGGAGTTTGATGAG GACAGTGGTGACTATCCATTAACTCTGTCAGGACCACAGTGGAAGAAATTCAGGACAAGCTTCTGTGATTTCATTGCTGTTTTGGTGCGTCAGTGTCAGTACAGCATTATTTACGACGAGTATATGATGGATACGGTCATCTCCCTGCTCACAGGCCTGTCAGACTCACAGGTCCGAGCGTTCAGACACACAAGTACACTAGCAG CCATGAAGCTGATGACGGCCTTGGTGAACGTCGCTTTAAACCTGAGCATCAACATGGACAACACGCAGAGACAGTACGAGGCGGAGAGAAACAAGGTTGTTGCAAAAAGAGCCAATGACAGGCTGGAGCTCCTGTTACAGAAGCGTAAAGAG CTTCAAGAAAATCAAGATGAAATTGAAAACATGatgaatgcaattttcaaagGAGTATTTGTTCACAGATATCG GGACGCCATAGCTGAAATCCGAGCGATTTGTATTGAAGAGATTGGCATGTGGATGAAGCTGTACAGTGATGCCTTCCTCAATGACAGCTACCTGAAGTATGTGGGCTGGACCATGCATGATAAG CAAGGTGAGGTGCGGCTGAAGTGCCTGACGGCTCTGCAAGGTTTGTTCTACAACAGAGAGCTCGGAGTACGACTAGAGCTCTTCACAAGTCGCTTCAAG GACCGCATCGTGTCCATGACTCTGGACAAGGAGTATGACGTCGCAGTGCAAGCCATTAAACTTCTGACGCTGGTCTTACA GAGCAGCGATGAAGTTCTTACAGCAGAGGACTGTGAGAGTGTGTATCATCTGGTTTACTCTGCACATCGACCCATTGCTGTTTCAGCAGGAGAATTTCTGTTTAAGAA GCTCTTCAGTCATCAGAGTCCTGAGGAAGAGGGGCTCCCCAGGAGGGGCAGGCAGAGTCTAAATGGCAGCCTCATCAAGACCACTGTCTTCTTTTTCTTGGAGAGTGAG CTCCATGAACACGGGGCCTACCTGGTAGACAGTTTGTGGGAGTGCGGCTCAGAGCTGCTGAAGGACTGGGAGACAATGATCAGCCTGCTGCTGGATGAGCCCGTGCCCGGAGAAGAAG CCCTGACTGATCGCCAGGAAACAGCTCTGGTTGAGATCATGTTGTGTGCTGTTCGACAAGCTTGTGAATGCCACCCTCCAGTGGGCAGAGGCACAGGGAAAAGG GTCCTGACtgcaaaagagaagaaaacccAGCTGGATGATCGGACACGGATCACAGAGATGTTTGCAGTTGCTTTACCTCTGTTGTTAGCAAAG TACTGTGTCGATATTGATAAGGTGACCAACTTGCTACAAATACCTAAGTACTTTGATCTTGACATCTACACAACTGGCCGGCTTGAAAAG CATTTGGATGCCCTGCTGCGACAAATCTGGGAGGTCCAGGATAAGCACACGGACACTGAGGTCCTGGAGGCCTGCTCCACCACCTACCACTATCTCTGCAACGAAGAGTTTACCATCTACAACCGCGTGGACATCGCTCGCTCCCAGCTTCTTGACGAGCTTGTAGACAAGTTCAACAGGCTCCTGGAGGACTTCCTTCAAGAG GGTGAAGAGCCAGATGAGGACGATGCCTATCAGGTTTTATCTACACTCAAGAAGATCAGCGCTTTCCACAA TGCACACGACCTTTCAAAGTGGGATCTCTTCACCAGCAACTACAGGCTTCTCAACACAGGTCTGCAGAATGGAGATATGCCTGAACAG ATTGTGATTCATTCAATGCAGTGCACACATTACATCATCCTGTGGCACCTGGCGAAGGTTTCAGACAGCACGTCAGTAAAG GGTGACATGGTGACCTTGAGAAAGCAAATGAGAGCTTTCTGTTTGATGTGTCAGCGTTACCTGAACAGCATCAACACAGCAGTTAAAGAACAG gCCTTCACAGTACTGTGTGATCTGCTGTTGATCTTCAGCCATCAGATTATGTCTTCAGGCCGGGAACAGCTTGAACCTCTGGTCTTTATGCCAGATGCCTCTTTACAGGCAGAGCTGCTTAACTTCATTTTGGATCAAGTGTTCATTGATCAGGATGATGATAACAACAGCACAG atGGACAGCCAGATGATGAAGCCAGTAAAATTGAGGCTCTGCACAAGAGAAGGAACCTTCTCGCTGCCTATTGTAAATTAATCATTTACAATGTTGTGGAAATGAAAACAGGAGCAGACATATTTAAACAGTATATGAGG TATTACAATGACTATGGCGATATCATCAAGGAAACGATGAGTAAAACACGACAAATCGACAAaattcagtgtgcaaagacaCTCATACTGAGCCTGCAAACG TTGTTCAATGAGATGTTGTCTGATCTTGGCTTTAATGTGGATCGTTCATCGTCGGCCTTCTGTGGCATAAAAGAGCTTGCACGGCGCTTCTCGTTGACGTTTGGCTTGGATCAGTTAAAGACCAGGGAGGCTATTGCAATGTTACACaa GGATGGAATTGAGTTTGCTTTTAAGGAACCTAGTCCGCATGGTGAGGGGGGTCCTCCTCTAAATCTAGCCTTCCTTGATGTCCTGAGCGAGTTCTCCAGCAAACTCATGCGGCAGGACAAGAGAACAGT GCACATGTATCTGGAGCGGTTCATGACGTTTCAGATGGCCCTGCAGAGGGAAGACTGCTGGCTGCCCCTCATCTCATACAGGAACTCCCTACAGGCCGGAGGGGATGATGAcaccatgtctgtcattagTGGAATCAGCAGTCGAGGATCCACTGTCAGGAGTAAGAAATCTAAGACATCCACTGTTGGCAAAAGGAAAATGCCTGAAG AAGAGAACAGCTGCAGTAGCAGTGATGCAGTCTGGATGAACCGTGAGCAGAACATGCAGACACCAGTGATGATGCACTCACCCCACCTCACCTCCACTGTGCTGAGGGATCCAAAGAAGATGAGGCCAGAGGACAGCTACGCAGCTGCATACAGCATGCAAGCAGAGCAGCTTCCCCATCAGACTTTGCACctgccacagcagcagcagacacacCATCACCATCAGGCTGCCGTAGATTACAA CACCCAGGTTACTTGGATGTTAACTCAGAGGCAACAAGCTGAGGCCCGACAGCAGCAGGAACGGGTTACCATGCACTATGCTAAGATGAGGAACCACATGCAGCAAGCCAT CCGTCGAGGTACTGGACTCATGGAGGATGATGAGGAGCCCATAGTGGAGgatgtgatgatgtcatcagaggaCATCAATGAGGGGATGGATTTTGACACAATGGACATTGACCTG ccgGCATCAAAGAACCGCAGAGAAAGAACAGAACTAAAGCCAGACTACTTCGATCCATCTTCTATCATGGATGACTCA gttcTCAATGTGTCAATGTTCTAA